In Citrus sinensis cultivar Valencia sweet orange chromosome 4, DVS_A1.0, whole genome shotgun sequence, one DNA window encodes the following:
- the LOC102630566 gene encoding protein DETOXIFICATION 24-like isoform X5, with amino-acid sequence MDNGLEERERLLGFEEQERNDLKQRIWKEMKLTWRIAFPSILSRITSFGQILVTQSFLGHVGEIELASFALVQSIFLRFVNGILLGMSSATETLCGQAFGAGHYHMMGIYLQRSWLVDCVTATIMLPVFIFGTPIMNLLGQQKDIAETGGVISLWLIPFVYNFVFSLTIQMFLQAQLKNMIIGWLSTASFLLHVLMSWIFVSELDLGIAGAMGSLNISAWLNIIGLFVYIFCGWCPDTWKGFTNAAFTDILPVIKLSISSGVMICLELWYNSILVLLAGYMKNATVAISAFSICLNVSAFQLMIFLGFLGASCVRVSNELGRGNAKATKFSIKVILTISACLGVICWILCLIFGRQISYLFTTSEEIAEEVSKLSVLLSFSLLLNSVQPVLSGVAVGAGMQSTVAFVNLGSYYFVGVPTGVLLAYVANLGVTGLWIGLLGGIVIQTIILSFIIWRTDWDDQVNKASQRLNKWLLKPSEKSDRSSLNM; translated from the exons ATGGACAACGGATTGGAAGAGCGAGAGAGGCTTCTGGGATTCGAGGAACAGGAGAGGAATGATCTGAAACAGAGGATTTGGAAGGAAATGAAGCTGACGTGGAGGATTGCATTTCCTTCTATACTTTCCAGGATTACTTCATTTGGACAAATTTTGGTGACACAGAGTTTTCTTGGACATGTTGGGGAAATTGAACTCGCCTCATTTGCACTCGTTCAAAGCATCTTTTTGCGCTTTGTTAACGGAATACTG CTGGGAATGTCAAGTGCAACAGAGACATTATGTGGACAAGCATTTGGAGCAGGGCATTATCATATGATGGGAATTTACTTGCAACGATCGTGGCTAGTTGATTGTGTAACTGCTACAATAATGCTCCCCGTCTTCATCTTTGGAACACCGATCATGAATCTGCTTGGCCAGCAAAAGGATATAGCAGAAACAGGGGGGGTGATTTCTCTGTGGTTGATTCCCTTTGTTTATAACTTCGTCTTCTCCTTGACAATCCAAATGTTCTTACAAGCACAGCTCAAGAACATGATTATCGGGTGGCTATCTACTGCTTCTTTCCTGCTTCACGTGCTTATGTCCTGGATCTTTGTGAGTGAACTTGACTTAGGTATTGCTGGTGCAATGGGCTCATTAAACATTTCTGCGTGGCTAAATATCATTGGATTGTTTGTTTACATCTTCTGTGGTTGGTGCCCTGATACTTGGAAAGGTTTCACCAACGCTGCCTTTACTGACATTCTTCCTGTAATAAAGCTGTCGATATCCTCCGGGGTCATGATTTG CTTGGAGCTCTGGTACAATTCCATTCTAGTCTTATTGGCTGGGTACATGAAAAATGCAACCGTTGCCATATCTGCTTTCTCTATTTG CCTCAATGTCAGTGCATTTCAATTAATGATCTTCCTTGGCTTCCTTGGTGCCTCATG CGTGCGAGTGTCGAATGAACTCGGGAGAGGAAATGCGAAAGCCAcaaaattttccattaaagTCATACTCACTATTTCAGCCTGTCTTGGAGTGATCTGTTGGATTTTATGTTTAATCTTTGGCCGTCAGATTTCATACCTGTTTACAACTAGTGAGGAAATTGCAGAAGAAGTATCGAAACTATCTGTTCTGCTTTCTTTCTCCCTTTTGCTTAACAGCGTTCAGCCAGTACTCTCAG GGGTAGCTGTAGGTGCTGGAATGCAAAGCACGGTTGCATTTGTTAACTTGGGAAGCTATTACTTTGTTGGAGTTCCTACAGGAGTTTTGCTTGCATATGTGGCCAATCTCGGAGTTACG GGTTTATGGATTGGATTGTTGGGTGGAATTGTTATTCAAACCATTATTCTTTCCTTCATCATATGGAGGACCGATTGGGATGATCAG GTGAACAAGGCATCCCAACGTCTCAACAAATGGTTGCTGAAACCATCTGAAAAATCTGATCGAAGCTCTCTAAATATGTAG
- the LOC102614244 gene encoding protein DETOXIFICATION 21-like, which produces MASALETLCGQAFGVKQYHMLVIYLQRPWIVLTICAILLLPLFFFTTPILVALGQEENIAEVAGTISLILIPVLFAFIVSFTCQMYLQAQSRNMIISYLAACSFLLHLFLSWLFTMKLNFGLPGALGSTILAYWIPNLGQLLFVICGGCPQTWKGFSFAAFKNLWPVVKLSLSSGAMLCLELWYNTVLVLLTGNMKNAEVAIDALAICININGLEMMISLGFLVAVGVRVSNELGRGSANATKFAIKVAVSTSFLIGCALFIIFLFLRGRVAYIFSDN; this is translated from the exons ATGGCTAGTGCATTAGAGACTCTCTGTGGGCAAGCTTTTGGGGTGAAACAATACCACATGCTAGTAATATATCTTCAAAGACCGTGGATAGTCTTAACCATTTGTGCTATCCTTCTCTTACCTCTGTTCTTCTTCACTACACCAATTTTGGTGGCTTTGGgccaagaagaaaatattgctGAAGTGGCGGGAACTATTTCTCTCATTCTAATCCCTGTGTTGTTCGCCTTCATCGTATCCTTTACCTGCCAAATGTACCTACAAGCCCAGAGCAGAAACATGATTATCTCCTACTTGGCGGCATGTTCATTTTTGCTTCATCTCTTTCTTTCGTGGCTTTTTAccatgaaattgaattttggaCTCCCTGGAGCATTGGGATCAACAATTCTGGCATACTGGATTCCAAACTTGGGTCAACTTCTGTTTGTTATATGTGGAGGGTGCCCTCAAACATGGAAGGGTTTCTCATTTGCCGCTTTCAAGAATCTCTGGCCTGTAGTAAAACTTTCCTTGTCGTCCGGTGCCATGCTATG TCTCGAGCTCTGGTACAACACAGTCTTGGTTCTTTTAACAGGAAACATGAAAAATGCTGAGGTTGCCATTGATGCTCTTGCGATATG CATCAACATCAATGGGCTAGAAATGATGATCTCGCTTGGTTTCTTGGTTGCAGTAGG TGTTAGGGTGTCAAATGAGCTTGGCCGAGGAAGCGCAAATGCTACGAAATTTGCTATTAAGGTGGCAGTTTCCACATCCTTTTTGATTGGATGTGCactctttatcattttcctctTCCTCAGAGGACGCGTAGCATACATTTTCTCCGACAATTAA
- the LOC102630566 gene encoding protein DETOXIFICATION 25-like isoform X1 translates to MFNNAFQLLVLIGTPAHYGVWFHLPVKLKHITTTNGQVHFEINTLPPPDAHTSIITMDNGLEERERLLGFEEQERNDLKQRIWKEMKLTWRIAFPSILSRITSFGQILVTQSFLGHVGEIELASFALVQSIFLRFVNGILLGMSSATETLCGQAFGAGHYHMMGIYLQRSWLVDCVTATIMLPVFIFGTPIMNLLGQQKDIAETGGVISLWLIPFVYNFVFSLTIQMFLQAQLKNMIIGWLSTASFLLHVLMSWIFVSELDLGIAGAMGSLNISAWLNIIGLFVYIFCGWCPDTWKGFTNAAFTDILPVIKLSISSGVMICLELWYNSILVLLAGYMKNATVAISAFSICLNVSAFQLMIFLGFLGASCVRVSNELGRGNAKATKFSIKVILTISACLGVICWILCLIFGRQISYLFTTSEEIAEEVSKLSVLLSFSLLLNSVQPVLSGVAVGAGMQSTVAFVNLGSYYFVGVPTGVLLAYVANLGVTGLWIGLLGGIVIQTIILSFIIWRTDWDDQVNKASQRLNKWLLKPSEKSDRSSLNM, encoded by the exons ATGTTCAATAATGCTTTTCAGCTTTTGGTATTGATAGGTACACCTGCTCATTATGGTGTTTGGTTTCATCTACCAGTCAAACTCAAACATATTACAACAACTAACGGACAAGTACACTTCGAAATAAATACACTACCACCACCAGATGCGCATACATCGAT AATAACAATGGACAACGGATTGGAAGAGCGAGAGAGGCTTCTGGGATTCGAGGAACAGGAGAGGAATGATCTGAAACAGAGGATTTGGAAGGAAATGAAGCTGACGTGGAGGATTGCATTTCCTTCTATACTTTCCAGGATTACTTCATTTGGACAAATTTTGGTGACACAGAGTTTTCTTGGACATGTTGGGGAAATTGAACTCGCCTCATTTGCACTCGTTCAAAGCATCTTTTTGCGCTTTGTTAACGGAATACTG CTGGGAATGTCAAGTGCAACAGAGACATTATGTGGACAAGCATTTGGAGCAGGGCATTATCATATGATGGGAATTTACTTGCAACGATCGTGGCTAGTTGATTGTGTAACTGCTACAATAATGCTCCCCGTCTTCATCTTTGGAACACCGATCATGAATCTGCTTGGCCAGCAAAAGGATATAGCAGAAACAGGGGGGGTGATTTCTCTGTGGTTGATTCCCTTTGTTTATAACTTCGTCTTCTCCTTGACAATCCAAATGTTCTTACAAGCACAGCTCAAGAACATGATTATCGGGTGGCTATCTACTGCTTCTTTCCTGCTTCACGTGCTTATGTCCTGGATCTTTGTGAGTGAACTTGACTTAGGTATTGCTGGTGCAATGGGCTCATTAAACATTTCTGCGTGGCTAAATATCATTGGATTGTTTGTTTACATCTTCTGTGGTTGGTGCCCTGATACTTGGAAAGGTTTCACCAACGCTGCCTTTACTGACATTCTTCCTGTAATAAAGCTGTCGATATCCTCCGGGGTCATGATTTG CTTGGAGCTCTGGTACAATTCCATTCTAGTCTTATTGGCTGGGTACATGAAAAATGCAACCGTTGCCATATCTGCTTTCTCTATTTG CCTCAATGTCAGTGCATTTCAATTAATGATCTTCCTTGGCTTCCTTGGTGCCTCATG CGTGCGAGTGTCGAATGAACTCGGGAGAGGAAATGCGAAAGCCAcaaaattttccattaaagTCATACTCACTATTTCAGCCTGTCTTGGAGTGATCTGTTGGATTTTATGTTTAATCTTTGGCCGTCAGATTTCATACCTGTTTACAACTAGTGAGGAAATTGCAGAAGAAGTATCGAAACTATCTGTTCTGCTTTCTTTCTCCCTTTTGCTTAACAGCGTTCAGCCAGTACTCTCAG GGGTAGCTGTAGGTGCTGGAATGCAAAGCACGGTTGCATTTGTTAACTTGGGAAGCTATTACTTTGTTGGAGTTCCTACAGGAGTTTTGCTTGCATATGTGGCCAATCTCGGAGTTACG GGTTTATGGATTGGATTGTTGGGTGGAATTGTTATTCAAACCATTATTCTTTCCTTCATCATATGGAGGACCGATTGGGATGATCAG GTGAACAAGGCATCCCAACGTCTCAACAAATGGTTGCTGAAACCATCTGAAAAATCTGATCGAAGCTCTCTAAATATGTAG
- the LOC102630566 gene encoding protein DETOXIFICATION 25-like isoform X2: protein MFNNAFQLLVLIGTPAHYGVWFHLPVKLKHITTTNGQVHFEINTLPPPDAHTSIITMDNGLEERERLLGFEEQERNDLKQRIWKEMKLTWRIAFPSILSRITSFGQILVTQSFLGHVGEIELASFALVQSIFLRFVNGILLGMSSATETLCGQAFGAGHYHMMGIYLQRSWLVDCVTATIMLPVFIFGTPIMNLLGQQKDIAETGGVISLWLIPFVYNFVFSLTIQMFLQAQLKNMIIGWLSTASFLLHVLMSWIFVSELDLGIAGAMGSLNISAWLNIIGLFVYIFCGWCPDTWKGFTNAAFTDILPVIKLSISSGVMICLELWYNSILVLLAGYMKNATVAISAFSICLNVSAFQLMIFLGFLGASCVRVSNELGRGNAKATKFSIKVILTISACLGVICWILCLIFGRQISYLFTTSEEIAEEVSKLSVLLSFSLLLNSVQPVLSGVAVGAGMQSTVAFVNLGSYYFVGVPTGVLLAYVANLGVTGLWIGLLGGIVIQTIILSFIIWRTDWDDQVNKASQRLNKWLLKPSEKSDRSSLNM, encoded by the exons AATAACAATGGACAACGGATTGGAAGAGCGAGAGAGGCTTCTGGGATTCGAGGAACAGGAGAGGAATGATCTGAAACAGAGGATTTGGAAGGAAATGAAGCTGACGTGGAGGATTGCATTTCCTTCTATACTTTCCAGGATTACTTCATTTGGACAAATTTTGGTGACACAGAGTTTTCTTGGACATGTTGGGGAAATTGAACTCGCCTCATTTGCACTCGTTCAAAGCATCTTTTTGCGCTTTGTTAACGGAATACTG CTGGGAATGTCAAGTGCAACAGAGACATTATGTGGACAAGCATTTGGAGCAGGGCATTATCATATGATGGGAATTTACTTGCAACGATCGTGGCTAGTTGATTGTGTAACTGCTACAATAATGCTCCCCGTCTTCATCTTTGGAACACCGATCATGAATCTGCTTGGCCAGCAAAAGGATATAGCAGAAACAGGGGGGGTGATTTCTCTGTGGTTGATTCCCTTTGTTTATAACTTCGTCTTCTCCTTGACAATCCAAATGTTCTTACAAGCACAGCTCAAGAACATGATTATCGGGTGGCTATCTACTGCTTCTTTCCTGCTTCACGTGCTTATGTCCTGGATCTTTGTGAGTGAACTTGACTTAGGTATTGCTGGTGCAATGGGCTCATTAAACATTTCTGCGTGGCTAAATATCATTGGATTGTTTGTTTACATCTTCTGTGGTTGGTGCCCTGATACTTGGAAAGGTTTCACCAACGCTGCCTTTACTGACATTCTTCCTGTAATAAAGCTGTCGATATCCTCCGGGGTCATGATTTG CTTGGAGCTCTGGTACAATTCCATTCTAGTCTTATTGGCTGGGTACATGAAAAATGCAACCGTTGCCATATCTGCTTTCTCTATTTG CCTCAATGTCAGTGCATTTCAATTAATGATCTTCCTTGGCTTCCTTGGTGCCTCATG CGTGCGAGTGTCGAATGAACTCGGGAGAGGAAATGCGAAAGCCAcaaaattttccattaaagTCATACTCACTATTTCAGCCTGTCTTGGAGTGATCTGTTGGATTTTATGTTTAATCTTTGGCCGTCAGATTTCATACCTGTTTACAACTAGTGAGGAAATTGCAGAAGAAGTATCGAAACTATCTGTTCTGCTTTCTTTCTCCCTTTTGCTTAACAGCGTTCAGCCAGTACTCTCAG GGGTAGCTGTAGGTGCTGGAATGCAAAGCACGGTTGCATTTGTTAACTTGGGAAGCTATTACTTTGTTGGAGTTCCTACAGGAGTTTTGCTTGCATATGTGGCCAATCTCGGAGTTACG GGTTTATGGATTGGATTGTTGGGTGGAATTGTTATTCAAACCATTATTCTTTCCTTCATCATATGGAGGACCGATTGGGATGATCAG GTGAACAAGGCATCCCAACGTCTCAACAAATGGTTGCTGAAACCATCTGAAAAATCTGATCGAAGCTCTCTAAATATGTAG
- the LOC102630566 gene encoding protein DETOXIFICATION 24-like isoform X3: MRITMDNGLEERERLLGFEEQERNDLKQRIWKEMKLTWRIAFPSILSRITSFGQILVTQSFLGHVGEIELASFALVQSIFLRFVNGILLGMSSATETLCGQAFGAGHYHMMGIYLQRSWLVDCVTATIMLPVFIFGTPIMNLLGQQKDIAETGGVISLWLIPFVYNFVFSLTIQMFLQAQLKNMIIGWLSTASFLLHVLMSWIFVSELDLGIAGAMGSLNISAWLNIIGLFVYIFCGWCPDTWKGFTNAAFTDILPVIKLSISSGVMICLELWYNSILVLLAGYMKNATVAISAFSICLNVSAFQLMIFLGFLGASCVRVSNELGRGNAKATKFSIKVILTISACLGVICWILCLIFGRQISYLFTTSEEIAEEVSKLSVLLSFSLLLNSVQPVLSGVAVGAGMQSTVAFVNLGSYYFVGVPTGVLLAYVANLGVTGLWIGLLGGIVIQTIILSFIIWRTDWDDQVNKASQRLNKWLLKPSEKSDRSSLNM; the protein is encoded by the exons ATGAG AATAACAATGGACAACGGATTGGAAGAGCGAGAGAGGCTTCTGGGATTCGAGGAACAGGAGAGGAATGATCTGAAACAGAGGATTTGGAAGGAAATGAAGCTGACGTGGAGGATTGCATTTCCTTCTATACTTTCCAGGATTACTTCATTTGGACAAATTTTGGTGACACAGAGTTTTCTTGGACATGTTGGGGAAATTGAACTCGCCTCATTTGCACTCGTTCAAAGCATCTTTTTGCGCTTTGTTAACGGAATACTG CTGGGAATGTCAAGTGCAACAGAGACATTATGTGGACAAGCATTTGGAGCAGGGCATTATCATATGATGGGAATTTACTTGCAACGATCGTGGCTAGTTGATTGTGTAACTGCTACAATAATGCTCCCCGTCTTCATCTTTGGAACACCGATCATGAATCTGCTTGGCCAGCAAAAGGATATAGCAGAAACAGGGGGGGTGATTTCTCTGTGGTTGATTCCCTTTGTTTATAACTTCGTCTTCTCCTTGACAATCCAAATGTTCTTACAAGCACAGCTCAAGAACATGATTATCGGGTGGCTATCTACTGCTTCTTTCCTGCTTCACGTGCTTATGTCCTGGATCTTTGTGAGTGAACTTGACTTAGGTATTGCTGGTGCAATGGGCTCATTAAACATTTCTGCGTGGCTAAATATCATTGGATTGTTTGTTTACATCTTCTGTGGTTGGTGCCCTGATACTTGGAAAGGTTTCACCAACGCTGCCTTTACTGACATTCTTCCTGTAATAAAGCTGTCGATATCCTCCGGGGTCATGATTTG CTTGGAGCTCTGGTACAATTCCATTCTAGTCTTATTGGCTGGGTACATGAAAAATGCAACCGTTGCCATATCTGCTTTCTCTATTTG CCTCAATGTCAGTGCATTTCAATTAATGATCTTCCTTGGCTTCCTTGGTGCCTCATG CGTGCGAGTGTCGAATGAACTCGGGAGAGGAAATGCGAAAGCCAcaaaattttccattaaagTCATACTCACTATTTCAGCCTGTCTTGGAGTGATCTGTTGGATTTTATGTTTAATCTTTGGCCGTCAGATTTCATACCTGTTTACAACTAGTGAGGAAATTGCAGAAGAAGTATCGAAACTATCTGTTCTGCTTTCTTTCTCCCTTTTGCTTAACAGCGTTCAGCCAGTACTCTCAG GGGTAGCTGTAGGTGCTGGAATGCAAAGCACGGTTGCATTTGTTAACTTGGGAAGCTATTACTTTGTTGGAGTTCCTACAGGAGTTTTGCTTGCATATGTGGCCAATCTCGGAGTTACG GGTTTATGGATTGGATTGTTGGGTGGAATTGTTATTCAAACCATTATTCTTTCCTTCATCATATGGAGGACCGATTGGGATGATCAG GTGAACAAGGCATCCCAACGTCTCAACAAATGGTTGCTGAAACCATCTGAAAAATCTGATCGAAGCTCTCTAAATATGTAG
- the LOC102630566 gene encoding protein DETOXIFICATION 24-like isoform X4, with protein MRITMDNGLEERERLLGFEEQERNDLKQRIWKEMKLTWRIAFPSILSRITSFGQILVTQSFLGHVGEIELASFALVQSIFLRFVNGILLGMSSATETLCGQAFGAGHYHMMGIYLQRSWLVDCVTATIMLPVFIFGTPIMNLLGQQKDIAETGGVISLWLIPFVYNFVFSLTIQMFLQAQLKNMIIGWLSTASFLLHVLMSWIFVSELDLGIAGAMGSLNISAWLNIIGLFVYIFCGWCPDTWKGFTNAAFTDILPVIKLSISSGVMICLELWYNSILVLLAGYMKNATVAISAFSICLNVSAFQLMIFLGFLGASCVRVSNELGRGNAKATKFSIKVILTISACLGVICWILCLIFGRQISYLFTTSEEIAEEVSKLSVLLSFSLLLNSVQPVLSGVAVGAGMQSTVAFVNLGSYYFVGVPTGVLLAYVANLGVTGLWIGLLGGIVIQTIILSFIIWRTDWDDQVNKASQRLNKWLLKPSEKSDRSSLNM; from the exons AATAACAATGGACAACGGATTGGAAGAGCGAGAGAGGCTTCTGGGATTCGAGGAACAGGAGAGGAATGATCTGAAACAGAGGATTTGGAAGGAAATGAAGCTGACGTGGAGGATTGCATTTCCTTCTATACTTTCCAGGATTACTTCATTTGGACAAATTTTGGTGACACAGAGTTTTCTTGGACATGTTGGGGAAATTGAACTCGCCTCATTTGCACTCGTTCAAAGCATCTTTTTGCGCTTTGTTAACGGAATACTG CTGGGAATGTCAAGTGCAACAGAGACATTATGTGGACAAGCATTTGGAGCAGGGCATTATCATATGATGGGAATTTACTTGCAACGATCGTGGCTAGTTGATTGTGTAACTGCTACAATAATGCTCCCCGTCTTCATCTTTGGAACACCGATCATGAATCTGCTTGGCCAGCAAAAGGATATAGCAGAAACAGGGGGGGTGATTTCTCTGTGGTTGATTCCCTTTGTTTATAACTTCGTCTTCTCCTTGACAATCCAAATGTTCTTACAAGCACAGCTCAAGAACATGATTATCGGGTGGCTATCTACTGCTTCTTTCCTGCTTCACGTGCTTATGTCCTGGATCTTTGTGAGTGAACTTGACTTAGGTATTGCTGGTGCAATGGGCTCATTAAACATTTCTGCGTGGCTAAATATCATTGGATTGTTTGTTTACATCTTCTGTGGTTGGTGCCCTGATACTTGGAAAGGTTTCACCAACGCTGCCTTTACTGACATTCTTCCTGTAATAAAGCTGTCGATATCCTCCGGGGTCATGATTTG CTTGGAGCTCTGGTACAATTCCATTCTAGTCTTATTGGCTGGGTACATGAAAAATGCAACCGTTGCCATATCTGCTTTCTCTATTTG CCTCAATGTCAGTGCATTTCAATTAATGATCTTCCTTGGCTTCCTTGGTGCCTCATG CGTGCGAGTGTCGAATGAACTCGGGAGAGGAAATGCGAAAGCCAcaaaattttccattaaagTCATACTCACTATTTCAGCCTGTCTTGGAGTGATCTGTTGGATTTTATGTTTAATCTTTGGCCGTCAGATTTCATACCTGTTTACAACTAGTGAGGAAATTGCAGAAGAAGTATCGAAACTATCTGTTCTGCTTTCTTTCTCCCTTTTGCTTAACAGCGTTCAGCCAGTACTCTCAG GGGTAGCTGTAGGTGCTGGAATGCAAAGCACGGTTGCATTTGTTAACTTGGGAAGCTATTACTTTGTTGGAGTTCCTACAGGAGTTTTGCTTGCATATGTGGCCAATCTCGGAGTTACG GGTTTATGGATTGGATTGTTGGGTGGAATTGTTATTCAAACCATTATTCTTTCCTTCATCATATGGAGGACCGATTGGGATGATCAG GTGAACAAGGCATCCCAACGTCTCAACAAATGGTTGCTGAAACCATCTGAAAAATCTGATCGAAGCTCTCTAAATATGTAG